In Haemorhous mexicanus isolate bHaeMex1 chromosome 6, bHaeMex1.pri, whole genome shotgun sequence, a single window of DNA contains:
- the EIF5 gene encoding eukaryotic translation initiation factor 5 — MSVNVNRSVSDQFYRYKMPRLIAKVEGKGNGIKTVIVNMVDVAKALNRPPTYPTKFFGCELGAQTQFDVKNDRYIVNGSHEANKLQDMLDGFIKKFVLCPECENPETDLHVNPKKQTIGNSCKACGYRGMLDTNHKLCTFILKNPPESGDTGTGKKEKEKKNRKGKDKENGSVSSNETLPPPPPEEITPPQVVEEEDDDDWGEDTTEEAQRRRMDEISDHAKNLTLSEDLERTIEERVNLLFDFVKKKKEEGVIDTSDKDIVAEAERLDVKAMGPLVLTEVLFDEKIREQIRKYRRHFLRFCHNNKKAQRYLLHGFECVVAMHQSQLISKIPHILKEMYDADLLEEEVILGWAEKASKKYVSKDLAKEIRVKAEPFIKWLKEAEEESSGNEEEDEDENIEVVYSTTASVPKVETVKPANSKDDDIDIDAI, encoded by the exons ATGTCTGTCAACGTCAACCGCAGTGTTTCAGATCAGTTCTATCGCTACAAAATGCCCCGTCTGATTGCCAAG gtGGAGGGCAAAGGAAATGGAATAAAGACGGTTATAGTCAACATGGTTGACGTTGCAAAGGCGCTTAATCGGCCTCCAACGT ATCCTACCAAATTTTTTGGTTgtgagctgggagcacagacCCAGTTTGATGTTAAGAATGACCGTTACATTGTCAATGGATCTCATGAGGCGAATAAGCTGCAAGACATGTTGGATGGATTCATTAAAAAATTTGTTCTCTGTCCTGAGTGTGAGAATCCTGAAACTGATCTG CATGTCAATCCTAAGAAACAAACTATAGGTAACTCTTGCAAAGCCTGTGGCTATCGAGGCATGCTTGACACAAACCATAAACTCTGCACGTTCATTCTCAAAAACCCACCTG AAAGTGGTGACACTGgtacaggaaagaaagaaaaggagaagaagaacagaaaaggcAAGGACAAAGAGAATGGTTCTGTGTCCAGCAATGAGACACTTCCACCCCCACCACCAGAGGAGATTACTCCTCCACAGGTTGTG gaggaggaggatgatgatgacTGGGGTGAGGACACAACAGAAGAGGCCCAGAGGCGTAGAATGGATGAAATCAGTGACCATGCGAAGAACCTCACACTTAGTGAAGACCTGGAAAGAACTATAGAAGAGAGAGTCAACTTACTATTTGATTTTGTAAAG aaaaagaaggaagaaggtgTCATCGATACTTCTGACAAAGACATTGTAGCAGAAGCAGAGAGACTGGATGTAAAGGCCATGGGCCCACTTGTTCTCACTGAAGTCCTTTTTGATGAAAAGATTCGTGAACAAATCAGGAAATACAGACGTCACTTCCTTCGT TTCTGCCACAACAACAAGAAAGCTCAGAGGTACCTTCTCCATGGCTTCGAGTGTGTGGTAGCTATGCATCAGTCTCAGCTTATTTCAAAAATACCACATATTTTGAAGGAAATGTATGATGCAGATCTTCTGGAAGAAGAAGTCATCCTTGGCTGGGCAGAAAAG GCCTCAAAGAAATATGTTTCAAAGGACCTTGCCAAAGAAATCCGTGTCAAAGCAGAACCATTTATTAAATGGCTAAAGGAAGCTGAAGAAGAATCTTCCGGTAATGAAGAAGAGGATGAAGATGAAAACATAGAG GTGGTGTACTCCACAACTGCCAGTGTACCTAAAGTTGAAACTGTGAAGCCTGCAAACAGCAAAGATGATGATATCGATATCGATGCCATTTAA